DNA from Euzebya rosea:
TGTTCGGTGGCCTGTGTCCGCCGCAGGAACCGTCCTACGCCTCGCGGACGGCCCGGTGGTCGACCGCGCCGGGCACGTCGTCGGCGTCCTCGACGCGGACCGCCTGCTCCTCGGCGGGCACACCGGGGTCGGGGTGGCCGCTGTCGTCGGTGTGGGGTTCGGCAAGCGGACGTTCGGCGACGAGGTCCTTCTCGTTGTCGATCCCCGTCGGGGTGTCGGCGTCATCGGCCAGCGGGGTGGACGTCGTGGCCTCGATGGGGCCACGCTCGACCGGTTCGTCGGGCCGTTCGCGTGCGAGCTTGCCCTCCAGGGACTCGCCCTCGCGCTGTTCGGCCTCGGTCGTGCCGTGCGCGAAGGCCGCGATGGGCCTCTGCGGCATCTCGGCCGGCACCTTGTCGGCGTCGAGGCGCTCGCCGGGCTGGTCGTCGTGGTCCCGGGCGGTCTGGTCGATGGCGGGGGAGTCGTGGTCGGTCATGGGCATGTCTCTACCCACGACCGGGGCCGCCTCACACGCGCAGGACCCTCTGCAGGAAGGCGACGACGACGTCGTTGAGGGCATCCGGCGCGTCGAGCTGGGGACAGTGCGCCGCCCCGGCGACGGTGTGCAGCTCGGCGTCCGGCATCGCCTCGACCACCAGCGGGGCGATGGCGGCCATGCCGACCTCGTCGTGTTCGCCGAGCACCAGCAGCGTGGGTGCATCGACCTCACCGAGGTGCGGCCATGCCGGCGGCCGCTCGGCGGCATCGCCGACCGGATCGGCGGCCAGCGCACGCCCGTTCATGTCGAGGAACAGCTCGCGTGCCGCACCGGTGACCCGGCCCTCCGGCTGTCGAGCGCCGTCCAGCCAGTACCGCGCCTCGATGCGGTTGAGGGTCACGAGGTCGCCCGACTCGTTCGCCTCGCCGTAGACGGCCTCCAGCGCCGCTTCGGCCGGGTCGGTCACCCAGCGGTCCTCCGGGGCGCCGGAGGGCAGCGCCCCGATCAGCACCAGCGCCCCGACGCGGTGCGGATGGGCGATCGCACAGTCCAGGGCCAACCCACCGCCCATGCTGTTGCCGACCAGGATCGCCGAGGACAGTCCTGCGTCGTCCATGACGGTCAGCAGGTCGTCGATGTCGTCGTGGGGCTCCGCACGGTAGGTCGTGTCCCCGAAGCCACGCCGGTCGTAGGTGATGACCTGCACCCCCGCACGGTCCGCCCAGACCGGCGCGCACGCCTCCCAGATCCGCCGGTCCCCGACGCCCGGGTGCAGGGCCATGACACCCGGTGCCCCGACGTCCCCCCAGCGGCTGACCGCCAGCTGTGCCTCGCCGCTGTCGACCATCCAGCTCATGGTGTCTCCCCTGTTCACGTGTCCTCGGCTCGTGTCGGCATCGTACGCAGAACGGCCCGGACGCGGGCGCGTCCGGGCCGGTTCGAGCGAGGTGGGGACGTGGGCCCCCGGGTCACCGGGTCAGCAGCGGATGTAGCCCGCCCCGTCGCTGTCGCCGAAGCTGTCGCTGGCGGGGTTGGCGTTCCAGGCGTACAGCCGGGCGTCGAAGTGGGCGTTCATGAACGCGCAGGTGTCGCCACCCTTGGCGTCGGGGGCATCCGCGTCGCCCATCAGCCACGCGACCGAGCGGCCGATGACGTCCAGCTCGGGGTCCGGGGTGATCGCACCCCACCCGACGACGGTGTAGGGGGCCACGGGCAGGGTCGGGACGGTCCCGAAGCCGGACGCCGGAGGAGGCGGGCAGGACCGCGCCCTCCTGCAGGGCACGACGGAGGTCCCACACGTCCAGCTGGACCGAGCTTGGTTCGCCGTCGGTCGTCGCGTTCCTGCCGTCGAATCGTTCAGATCTGTACGAGACAGTCGCCTGCGTGCCGGTGTCGCCTATCTCGGGTCGCTGGACAGCAGGGCCCAGCGTTCGTGGTCGCGCCAGGCGCCGTCGAGGTACAGGTAGTCCCGCGAGTAGCCCTCGCGGCGGAACCCCAGCCGCTCGGCCAGGCGGATGGACCGGGTGTTCTCCGGCCGGATGTTGGCCTCGACGCGGTGCAGGCCCACCGTGTCGAAGAGCTCGGCCAGCACCAGGCGCATGCCGGCCTGCATCAGGCCCCGGCCAGCGCAGGCCTCGAAGGCGTAGTACCCCAGGTAGGCGCTGCGGAACACGCCCATCACGATCTCGCTGGCGTTGACCAAGCCGACCAGGCCCTCGTCACAGCGGATGGTGTAGCTGCGGAACCGGTCCTCGGGCCGGTCCAGCAACGCCTTGAAGCCGTCCAGGTCCGTCGGCGGCGAGACCCACGGGCTGTGCAGCCGGGTGCTGGCGGCGACCGCGTCGAGGAACTCCTCGGCGTCGCTGGTGGCCAGCGGGCCGATCGTGACGACGTCGAGGTCCGGGTCCCGGTCGACGAGGTGGATGGCGTCCTCCTCGGCGCTGCGGAACCCCCGCGGCTGCCCGGAGTCGTCGTCGTGGCGGTCCGACCGCCCCCGGATCGACGTCATCGAGTTGGTCGGATCGGCGTCCTCGTCGTCGCCGGAGAGGATGTCGGGGGAGTCGTCGCTGTCGTCGTCCTTGTCGCTGCCTTGCCCGTCGGCGGAGACCTCGGGCTCCTCACGGCGCAGCTTGTGGCTGAGCGACTCGCCCCGGGCCTGCTCGGCCTCGGTGGTTCCGAAGGCCCGGGAGGCGAGCGGCCGGTCGTCGGGGAACTCCTCGGGCAGGAGGTCGGCGTCGAGCGCCTCCCCGTCCTGGTCGGGGTCGTTGACGATGGTCGGCCTGTGTTCGCTCATCACGTCATCCTGTCGGCATCCGTCGGCTCATTGAACACCCATCCGGGCGATGATGTCGGCGAGACGGGGATCGGAACGCACCTCCGCGAACACCGGGTCGGCCTCGAGGCGACGCTGGTCGGTCCACCCACGGTCGGTCGCCATGTACAGCCAGCGGACGGCGCCGTCGACGTCGCGCAGGCCGGCCCGGGCCGCCGCGGCCGTGACCGCGTGCTGCCAGTGGCCCTCGGGATCGGTGTTCCAGCCGCCCTCGGCCGCGGTGAGCGCGGGCGCGTACCGGCCACCGGCAACCAGCGCCGCCGCGATGGTCGACAGCGCTGCCGGACCCAGCCGCTCGTGGTCCTGCTCGGCCAGCCGTTCGAGGTCGTCGAAGCGACGGGTGCGGGCGAGGACCGCCGCGAGGGCCTGCGCGGCGGGCCGCCCGGGACGCAGCTGGTACTCCTGGGACACCATCTCCACGGCCTCGTCCGGGCGGCCCTGGCCGAGCGCCTGCTCGGCCATCGCGAGCGTGCGCTGCAGCTGGGGGCCGATGGTGGTGCCGGCACGGTCGGGGGAGGGGGCGGTGTGGTCGACCGGTGCGGGATCGCGGAGGGCGCCGAGCCGACGGACGTTCTGCAGGCCGAGGAAGAAGGCGATGAGCAGCAGGAAGAACTGACCGTTCGTGGCTGCCCAGTAGCCGCCGACGGCCGCGATCAGGATGGAGACGATCGAGGTGATACGGGCCGCCGCCTTCACCTTCACCAGGTCCAGCAGGGCCTCCAGGGACTGGCCGCCGTCCAGCGGGTACAGCGGGACCAGGTTGAGGATGCCCCAGCCGATGTTGATGAACAGCAGGTCGAGGAACAGCAGCTCGGGCAGCTGGTCGGTGGCCAGCGAGGCGCCGAACGACAGCCGCATGATCTGGCCGAAGGACCGTCCCTCCAGCCGGTCCAGTCCCAGCAGGCCGGCCTGCATCGCCACGTAGGCGATCCCCCCGAGGGCCAGGCCGACACCCGGTCCGGCGAGCGTGGAGATCAGCCGTCGACCCGGCGTGAGCCGTCCCTCCGCCGAGGTCAGCCCGCCCATCGCGTACAGGGTGACCTGTGGTTCGCGGCCGAAGGACCGGAAGGCCACGGCATGGCCGAGCTCGTGCCAGAGGATGCCGGCGAACACCATCGCGACCCACTCCAGCGCCAGCACGATGTCCAGGCCGCCGCTGTAGGCCGCCCGTTGCAGGCCGAAGAGTCCCATGATGATCCAGAAGGACGCGTCGACCCTGACGGGGATGGATCCGATCCGGAAGGTGAGTCCGCGCATGGGGGCCATCCTGCCCGTGGATGCCGGTGGCTGCGGGAAGCCGGTCGATCGGGCGGGCCGGCGAGGTGGTGGCTCGGGCCTACACTGCTGCTCCCATGAACCTTCCGAAGAGCTATGACCCGACGGCGCTGGAGGCCGACCTCTACCAGTGGTGGGAGCGCTCCGGCTTCTTCCACGCCGAGGCCGACGACGACGGTGAGCCGTTCTCCATCGTCATCCCGCCGCCGAACGTCACCGGGTCGCTGCACATCGGGCACGCCCTGGACAACACCCTCCAGGACGTCCTGGTCCGCCGGGCCCGCATGCAGGGCAGGAACGCCGTGTGGCTGCCCGGCACCGACCACGCCGGCATCGCCACCCAGACGGTGGTCGAGCGGCAGCTCGCCGAGCAGGGCCAGACCCGCCACGACCTTGGCCGCGAGGCGTTCCTCGACCGGGTCTGGAAGTGGAAGGAGGAGTCCGGCGGCACGATCCTCAAGCAGCTGCGCCGCCTGGGCTGCTCGTGCGACTGGGAGCGCGAGGCGTTCACGTTCGACGAACCCCGCTCCGAAGCGGTGCGCAAGGTCTTCTGCGACCTGTACGAGCAGGGGCTGATCTACCGGGGCAACCGGCTGATCAACTGGGACCCCAAGGCCAACACGGCGCTGTCGGACATCGAGGTCGACCACGTCGAGATCCAGGGGTCGATGACCCACTTCCGCTACCCGGCGGCCGACGGGGGCGAGGGGGTCGTCGTGGCCACGACCCGGCCCGAGACGATGCTGGGCGACACCGCCGTGGCGGTCCACCCCGACGACGAGCGCTACACCGACCTCATCGGTCGAACCGTCGTGGTGCCGTTCGTGGACCGCGAGATCCCCGTGATCGCCGACGACCACGTCGACCCCGAGTTCGGGACCGGGGCGGTCAAGGTCACCCCCGCCCACGACCCCAACGACTACGAGATCGGCCTGCGTCACGGCCTGGAGATGATCGACGTCATGACCGACGACGCGGCCATCAACGCCAACGGCGGCCCGTACGAGGGGCTCGACCGCTTCGAAGCGCGCACGCGGATCCAGGCCGACCTCGACGCGCTCGGCCTGCTGGTCAAGGTCGAGCCGCACACCCACTCCGTCGGCCACTCCTCGCGCACCAAGGTGCCGATCGAACCGCGGCTGTCCGACCAGTGGTTCGTCGACGTCGGCCCGCTCGCGGAGAAGGCCATCGCCGCCGTCAACGACGGCCGGACCACGTTCGTGCCCGAGCGCATGTCCAAGCAGTTCATCGCGTGGCTCGAGAACCTCCACGACTGGTGCATCTCCCGGCAGCTGTGGTGGGGCCACCGCATCCCCGCCTGGTACGACGCCGAGGGTGGCATCCACGTCCTGCGTGAGGACCCCACCGACAGCCAGATCGCCGAGCTGGGGCTGACCCACCAGGACGAGGACGTGCTCGACACGTGGTTCTCCTCCCAGCTGTGGCCGATGACCACCCTGGGCTGGCCCGAGGCGACCCCCGAGTACGAGAAGTGGTTCCCGACCTCGGTCCTGGTCACGGGCTACGACATCAACACCTTCTGGGTCAGCCGGATGCTGATGATCGCCATGCACCTGCTGGACGAGGCGCCTTTCCACACCGTCCTCAACCACGGCCTGGTCCGTGACGAGCACGGCAAGAAGATGTCGAAGTCCTTCGGCAACGTCATCGATCCGCTGGACCTCATCGAGAGCTACGGGGCCGACGCGCTGCGCTTCGCCCTGCTGCGGCAGGCCCCTCCGGGGCAGGACGTGCCGCTGGCCGAGGACTGGGTCGAGGGCGGCAAGCGGTTCGCCAACAAGCTGTGGAACGTCGCCCGCCTGGTCATGGACCGCGCAGGGGACACCACCGTCGGCACACCCCTGCCCCCGGTCGCCGAGCTGCCGCTGGAGGACCAGTGGATCCTGTCTCGGCTGGAGGCCACCCGTCTGGAGGTCGACGCCGCGTACGACGCCTACGACGTCTCCCCGGCCGCCCGCGGCCTGTACCACTTCATCTGGGACGAGTTCGCCGACTGGTACCTCGAGCTCGCCAAGCTGCGTGACGACGAGGCCAGCAAGGTCGTGCTCGTCACCGTGCTCGACGGGGTGCTCAGGATGCTGCACCCGGTCATGCCCTTCGTCACCGAGGCGATCTGGCGTGCGCTGACCGGCGCCGACGACGAGACCTCGTTGATGCGGTCGTCCTGGCCCGCGCAGCTGACCCCGCGCGACGAAGCGGCCGAGACCAGCTTCGGTGCGGTCCAGGAGGTCGTCACCGCCCTCCGGCAGGTCCGCGCCGAGTACGGCCTGCCGCCGAAGACCCACATCACCGTGTCGGCCGTGTGCGGCGGCGACGTCCAGCAGGTCCTCGCCGCCGGACAGGACGGCATCTGCCGGCTGGCCGGGGTGGACGACTGGACCTTCGTCGACACCGCCCCCACCGGCTTGGTCGGCAAGGTGCTGGCCGCCGGCGCCGAGCTGTACGTGCCGCTGGAGGGCATCGTCGACGCCGGCGAGGAGCTCGACCGCCTGAAGCGCGAGCTGGCCGACGCCGAGAACGAGAAGCGTCGGGCCGAGGGCAAGCTCGGCAACGAGTCCTTCGTCTCCAAGGCCCCCGACCACGTCGTGGCCGCCGAACGCGAGAAGGTGGCCCACTGGGCCGACGCGATCGAGAAGCTGCGCGCGCAGATCGCCGAGCTGGACCAGCACGCCGGTGGCTGACGGTCCGGTCCGCGAGGCCGACCCGGGCACGGTTCCCCAGCCCCGGGCGGTCGCTGCCCATGTCGAGGCGCTCGACATGGCCGGCCTGGCGTTCGCCGCCAAGCGGCTGCTCGGCAAGGACCCGGCGCCCGTGTCTGGACAGTTCACGATGTGGGCGCGCAGCGGCAAGCCCAGCCTGCCGCGGCTGACCGACCCGTTGTGGGAAGCGCTCGCGCCGCTGCACATCGGCCGGCCCTCCAGCCCCGCCGCGGCCCTGTGCGACCAGGTCCTGACCGGCATGGAGCGGGACGGCACCGTCGGCCTGCGCGCCGCCGGTGACCTTGCGTCCGCCGGCAAGGACGCCTTCCGGGCCGCGCCGCTGGACCATGCCGACGGGGATCGGCGGGACGCCATCCGCCGCCAGCAGGCCCTCGTCGACGCCGTCAAGGCGTACTGGCGTGCGATCGCCGGTGTCTACACCCAAGCGCGCACCAGCATCGTGGCCGGCGACCACGACGGGGCCGTGGAGGTCCTGCGCACCGGTGGCGAGCAGCTTCGTCCGACCGTGGACCGCATCGCCGGGCTCGCACGGGAGGTCGTCGCCGCGGGCGAGAAGGCCGAGGCGCCGGTCCGGACCGCCGACCGGGTCGAGGAACCCTCGCCCACCGCGGAGGAGCAGGTGGCGCTGCAGGCCGCTGCACAGGCCGCCGCCCGGGAGGCCGCGCTGGCCGCACAGGCGACCCCGCAGGTCGTCGACTCGGTGCAGACCCGTCCCGGCATGTCGCCGACCGGACCGCTGTCGCTGACCGACGAGCAGGCCGAGGCGTTCGCCCGCAAGCAGCCGATCGCCATCGAGGAGGAGCTGGAGGCCGAACGTGCCCCCGTGGAGGTCCTGTCGACCAAGCCGGTCCGCAACCACCCGTTCCTGCCGATCGTGTTCCTGCTGATCGTCAGCGGCGTCGCGCTGTTCGTCCTGTACTCCATCATCAACGACCCGACCAACCCGCTGGGCGGCTGACCATGACATCCGACGACGGGCTCCTCGGCTACGACGAGGCCCTCAGGGTCCTGCAGGCGCGAGGACCCGGGCGGATGGTGCCCGACCTCGACCGCATCACCGACCTGATGGCGCTGCTGGGTGATCCGCAGGACACCTTCGACACCGTGCACGTGACCGGGACCAACGGCAAGACGTCGACCGCGGCGATGATCACCTCGCTGCTGACGACCGCCGGGCTGATCACCGGGTCGTACTCCAGCCCGCACCTGCAGGACCTGCGCGAGCGGATCCGCATCGCCGGGGAGCCGATCGGGCGGGACGACCTCGCCCGCCACGTCAGCTACCTCCAGCCGTTCCTCGCAGCCGTCGACGAGCGGCACCCCGACACCGTCACCTTCTTCGAGGCGCTGACGGCGCTGGCGCTGCTGCACTTCGCCGACGTGCCCGCCAACGTCGGCGTGCTCGAGGTCGGCATGGGCGGGACGTGGGACGCCACCAACGTCGTCAACGCCGCCGTGGCGGTCCTGACCCGTGTGGCCGTGGACCATCGCGAGCTCGGCGACACCCCGGCGGCGATCGCGGTGGAGAAGGCCGGGATCATCAAGCCCGGTGCCTTCGTCGTCGTGGCCGAGCAGGACACCGAGGTGCTGGACGTCATCACCCGCCGCGCCGAGGAGGTCGAGGCCACGATGAAGGTGGCGGGGACCGACTTCGAG
Protein-coding regions in this window:
- a CDS encoding GNAT family N-acetyltransferase, yielding MSEHRPTIVNDPDQDGEALDADLLPEEFPDDRPLASRAFGTTEAEQARGESLSHKLRREEPEVSADGQGSDKDDDSDDSPDILSGDDEDADPTNSMTSIRGRSDRHDDDSGQPRGFRSAEEDAIHLVDRDPDLDVVTIGPLATSDAEEFLDAVAASTRLHSPWVSPPTDLDGFKALLDRPEDRFRSYTIRCDEGLVGLVNASEIVMGVFRSAYLGYYAFEACAGRGLMQAGMRLVLAELFDTVGLHRVEANIRPENTRSIRLAERLGFRREGYSRDYLYLDGAWRDHERWALLSSDPR
- a CDS encoding alpha/beta fold hydrolase; the protein is MSWMVDSGEAQLAVSRWGDVGAPGVMALHPGVGDRRIWEACAPVWADRAGVQVITYDRRGFGDTTYRAEPHDDIDDLLTVMDDAGLSSAILVGNSMGGGLALDCAIAHPHRVGALVLIGALPSGAPEDRWVTDPAEAALEAVYGEANESGDLVTLNRIEARYWLDGARQPEGRVTGAARELFLDMNGRALAADPVGDAAERPPAWPHLGEVDAPTLLVLGEHDEVGMAAIAPLVVEAMPDAELHTVAGAAHCPQLDAPDALNDVVVAFLQRVLRV
- a CDS encoding bifunctional folylpolyglutamate synthase/dihydrofolate synthase, which encodes MTSDDGLLGYDEALRVLQARGPGRMVPDLDRITDLMALLGDPQDTFDTVHVTGTNGKTSTAAMITSLLTTAGLITGSYSSPHLQDLRERIRIAGEPIGRDDLARHVSYLQPFLAAVDERHPDTVTFFEALTALALLHFADVPANVGVLEVGMGGTWDATNVVNAAVAVLTRVAVDHRELGDTPAAIAVEKAGIIKPGAFVVVAEQDTEVLDVITRRAEEVEATMKVAGTDFELLGRTPAVGGQQVDLQGVNGTYNEVLLPLFGRHQGRNAALALAAFEAFHRFEVEVEDELVREAFAAVRSPGRLEPVPRAEQALIVLDGAHNPAGIASLAEALTTEFAFERRVVVLGVLDDKDVEAMVAALVGVADHVVAVPPDNPRAADPERIARACATHALSVEVAADVEEAIDLASGVTRPADGIVVTGSLYLVGEAREALGLDPA
- a CDS encoding valine--tRNA ligase; translated protein: MNLPKSYDPTALEADLYQWWERSGFFHAEADDDGEPFSIVIPPPNVTGSLHIGHALDNTLQDVLVRRARMQGRNAVWLPGTDHAGIATQTVVERQLAEQGQTRHDLGREAFLDRVWKWKEESGGTILKQLRRLGCSCDWEREAFTFDEPRSEAVRKVFCDLYEQGLIYRGNRLINWDPKANTALSDIEVDHVEIQGSMTHFRYPAADGGEGVVVATTRPETMLGDTAVAVHPDDERYTDLIGRTVVVPFVDREIPVIADDHVDPEFGTGAVKVTPAHDPNDYEIGLRHGLEMIDVMTDDAAINANGGPYEGLDRFEARTRIQADLDALGLLVKVEPHTHSVGHSSRTKVPIEPRLSDQWFVDVGPLAEKAIAAVNDGRTTFVPERMSKQFIAWLENLHDWCISRQLWWGHRIPAWYDAEGGIHVLREDPTDSQIAELGLTHQDEDVLDTWFSSQLWPMTTLGWPEATPEYEKWFPTSVLVTGYDINTFWVSRMLMIAMHLLDEAPFHTVLNHGLVRDEHGKKMSKSFGNVIDPLDLIESYGADALRFALLRQAPPGQDVPLAEDWVEGGKRFANKLWNVARLVMDRAGDTTVGTPLPPVAELPLEDQWILSRLEATRLEVDAAYDAYDVSPAARGLYHFIWDEFADWYLELAKLRDDEASKVVLVTVLDGVLRMLHPVMPFVTEAIWRALTGADDETSLMRSSWPAQLTPRDEAAETSFGAVQEVVTALRQVRAEYGLPPKTHITVSAVCGGDVQQVLAAGQDGICRLAGVDDWTFVDTAPTGLVGKVLAAGAELYVPLEGIVDAGEELDRLKRELADAENEKRRAEGKLGNESFVSKAPDHVVAAEREKVAHWADAIEKLRAQIAELDQHAGG
- a CDS encoding site-2 protease family protein, coding for MRGLTFRIGSIPVRVDASFWIIMGLFGLQRAAYSGGLDIVLALEWVAMVFAGILWHELGHAVAFRSFGREPQVTLYAMGGLTSAEGRLTPGRRLISTLAGPGVGLALGGIAYVAMQAGLLGLDRLEGRSFGQIMRLSFGASLATDQLPELLFLDLLFINIGWGILNLVPLYPLDGGQSLEALLDLVKVKAAARITSIVSILIAAVGGYWAATNGQFFLLLIAFFLGLQNVRRLGALRDPAPVDHTAPSPDRAGTTIGPQLQRTLAMAEQALGQGRPDEAVEMVSQEYQLRPGRPAAQALAAVLARTRRFDDLERLAEQDHERLGPAALSTIAAALVAGGRYAPALTAAEGGWNTDPEGHWQHAVTAAAARAGLRDVDGAVRWLYMATDRGWTDQRRLEADPVFAEVRSDPRLADIIARMGVQ